A DNA window from Hordeum vulgare subsp. vulgare chromosome 1H, MorexV3_pseudomolecules_assembly, whole genome shotgun sequence contains the following coding sequences:
- the LOC123447707 gene encoding photosystem II reaction center W protein, chloroplastic-like isoform X2, producing MAMISAAAAATVVAAARPLQALGLPLVKVTCRAERLRCGYSKDGKEAAVLKGAPLLAAVSAAVTASPALALVDERMSTEGTGLSLGLSNNLLGWILLGVFGLIWSLYTVYSSTLDDDDESGGLSL from the exons ATGGCGATGATCAGCGCCGCCGCAGCCGccaccgtcgtcgccgccgccaggCCGTTGCAGGCTCTAG GTCTGCCTCTGGTGAAGGTGACCTGCAGGGCCGAGAGGCTGAGGTGCGGCTACTCCAAGGATGGCAAGGAGGCGGCGGTCCTCAAGGGCGCGCCGCTGCTGGCCGCGGTGAGCGCAGCCGTGACGGCGTCCCCGGCGCTGGCGCTGGTGGACGAGCGGATGTCGACGGAGGGCACCGGGCTCAGCCTGGGGCTGAGCAACAACCTGCTGGGGTGGATACTGCTGGGCGTGTTCGGCCTCATTTGGTCCCTCTACACCGTCTACTCCTCCAccctcgacgacgacgacgagtccGGCGGACTCTCGCTCTGA
- the LOC123447707 gene encoding photosystem II reaction center W protein, chloroplastic-like isoform X1: MAMISAAAAATVVAAARPLQALGKQGLPLVKVTCRAERLRCGYSKDGKEAAVLKGAPLLAAVSAAVTASPALALVDERMSTEGTGLSLGLSNNLLGWILLGVFGLIWSLYTVYSSTLDDDDESGGLSL, from the exons ATGGCGATGATCAGCGCCGCCGCAGCCGccaccgtcgtcgccgccgccaggCCGTTGCAGGCTCTAGGTAAGCAAG GTCTGCCTCTGGTGAAGGTGACCTGCAGGGCCGAGAGGCTGAGGTGCGGCTACTCCAAGGATGGCAAGGAGGCGGCGGTCCTCAAGGGCGCGCCGCTGCTGGCCGCGGTGAGCGCAGCCGTGACGGCGTCCCCGGCGCTGGCGCTGGTGGACGAGCGGATGTCGACGGAGGGCACCGGGCTCAGCCTGGGGCTGAGCAACAACCTGCTGGGGTGGATACTGCTGGGCGTGTTCGGCCTCATTTGGTCCCTCTACACCGTCTACTCCTCCAccctcgacgacgacgacgagtccGGCGGACTCTCGCTCTGA